A region of Kribbella sp. NBC_01245 DNA encodes the following proteins:
- a CDS encoding MMPL family transporter: MDRRSKSLGGSRWGVRAGLAAVLIAWLLLAGIGGPTVGRLSEVQENDNANFLPKQAESTLVNTESAKFVDSAALPYFVVIERDAGITKPDQAKAAAFLASVPGLKLSNGSAIGDYLAAPAKTVIPSQDGKALMLVVELNGNRASEVVTEGETVLFAVADSMRTAIKQELLPTGLQVYVTGPGGVFADFVVAFGGIDGILLGVALTVVFLILLIVYRSPILPIAVLLTAVFGLALAALVVYPLAHNDIIELNGQSQGILFILVVGAATDYALLLVSRYKEELHDHEDKYKAMRIAWRASIEPIAASAVTVIMGLLCLLLSQLGSTKGLGPVGALGIAGALVSSMTFLPAVLLLFGRRIFWPVIPRVDHVHAQDVVNGKRLWGRVSGLVGRSPRKVWVVTALGLLACAAFLPTFKADGIQQSDLFLNEVESVTGQEVLARHFAAGSGTPVQIVAPASRAAEVVQVATGVDGIASASASVAPGVPPKVVDGKVLVQATLEPASDSPEATKVVEQLRQELDRISPDVLVGGSTAINLDVMKASERDLRVIIPAILAVIFVVLMLLLRSIVAAVLLVVANVLSFGATVGVSALAFNHIFDFPGADPSIPLYAFVFLVALGIDYSIFLMTRVREESLSHGTRPGILIGLAVTGGVITSAGVVLAATFSALAVLPILFLVQIAFMVAFGVLLDTTIVRSLLVPALAHDLGPHTWWPSPLSRRP; this comes from the coding sequence GTGGATCGCAGGTCGAAGTCGCTTGGCGGGTCACGTTGGGGCGTGCGGGCGGGTCTGGCCGCAGTCCTGATCGCCTGGTTGCTGCTCGCCGGTATCGGCGGGCCGACCGTCGGACGGCTCAGCGAGGTGCAGGAGAACGACAACGCGAACTTCCTGCCCAAACAAGCCGAGTCCACCCTGGTCAACACCGAGTCGGCCAAGTTCGTCGATTCCGCCGCCTTGCCGTACTTCGTGGTGATCGAGCGGGATGCCGGTATCACCAAGCCCGATCAGGCCAAGGCGGCCGCGTTCCTGGCCTCGGTGCCGGGGCTGAAGCTGTCCAACGGCTCCGCGATCGGTGATTATCTGGCGGCTCCGGCCAAAACGGTGATCCCGAGTCAGGACGGCAAGGCCCTGATGCTCGTGGTCGAGCTGAACGGCAACCGGGCCTCGGAGGTGGTGACCGAGGGGGAGACGGTGCTGTTCGCGGTCGCCGATTCGATGCGTACGGCGATCAAGCAGGAGCTGTTGCCGACGGGCCTGCAGGTCTACGTGACCGGGCCCGGCGGCGTCTTCGCGGACTTCGTCGTCGCCTTTGGCGGGATCGACGGCATCTTGCTCGGTGTCGCTCTGACCGTGGTCTTCCTCATTCTGCTGATCGTCTACCGAAGCCCGATCCTGCCCATCGCCGTACTGCTCACTGCGGTCTTCGGGCTCGCACTGGCCGCTCTAGTGGTCTACCCGCTGGCTCACAACGACATCATCGAGCTGAACGGCCAGAGCCAGGGCATCCTGTTCATCCTGGTTGTAGGCGCCGCGACGGACTATGCGCTGCTATTGGTCTCTCGGTACAAGGAAGAGCTGCACGACCACGAGGACAAGTACAAGGCGATGCGGATCGCCTGGCGAGCCTCTATCGAGCCTATTGCCGCTAGCGCCGTCACGGTGATCATGGGCCTGCTCTGCCTGCTGCTGTCGCAACTGGGCAGCACGAAGGGCCTTGGGCCGGTCGGAGCGCTTGGTATCGCCGGTGCGCTTGTGTCGTCGATGACCTTCCTCCCGGCGGTACTACTGCTCTTCGGCAGGCGCATCTTCTGGCCGGTCATCCCGCGGGTCGACCATGTGCACGCCCAGGATGTTGTCAACGGCAAGCGCCTTTGGGGACGCGTCTCGGGGCTGGTCGGCCGTAGTCCGCGCAAGGTGTGGGTGGTCACGGCACTCGGTCTGCTCGCCTGCGCCGCCTTCCTGCCGACGTTCAAGGCGGACGGCATTCAGCAGAGCGACCTGTTCCTGAACGAGGTCGAGTCCGTCACCGGCCAGGAGGTCTTGGCTCGGCACTTCGCGGCCGGATCGGGCACGCCCGTGCAGATCGTGGCACCCGCCTCTCGCGCCGCCGAGGTGGTGCAGGTGGCTACCGGCGTTGACGGGATTGCCTCGGCGTCTGCCTCAGTCGCGCCGGGTGTGCCGCCGAAGGTTGTCGACGGCAAGGTTCTCGTGCAGGCGACCCTCGAGCCCGCGTCGGACTCGCCCGAGGCCACCAAGGTCGTCGAGCAGTTGCGCCAGGAGCTGGACCGGATCTCGCCGGACGTGCTCGTCGGCGGCAGTACGGCGATCAACCTCGACGTGATGAAAGCCAGCGAACGGGATCTCCGGGTGATCATCCCGGCCATCCTCGCGGTCATCTTCGTCGTCCTGATGCTGCTGCTCCGGTCGATCGTGGCCGCCGTACTGCTGGTGGTCGCCAACGTCCTGTCCTTCGGCGCCACCGTCGGCGTCAGCGCGCTGGCGTTCAACCACATCTTCGACTTCCCCGGCGCGGACCCCTCGATTCCCTTGTACGCCTTCGTGTTCCTAGTAGCCCTTGGAATCGACTACTCCATCTTCCTAATGACCCGCGTACGCGAGGAATCCCTCTCCCATGGCACCCGCCCCGGCATCCTCATCGGCCTAGCGGTCACCGGTGGCGTCATCACCTCGGCGGGAGTCGTCCTAGCGGCAACCTTCTCCGCCCTAGCCGTACTCCCGATCCTCTTCCTAGTCCAAATCGCCTTCATGGTCGCGTTCGGCGTACTCCTCGACACCACCATCGTCCGCTCCCTCCTAGTCCCAGCCCTAGCCCACGACCTAGGCCCCCACACCTGGTGGCCCAGCCCCCTCTCCCGCCGCCCCTAG
- the nirB gene encoding nitrite reductase large subunit NirB — MTKIIVIGAGMAGTRFAEQLPPQFDVQVLGDEAPYNRTRLSEYVAGRAAAPATKAGTAVVRIDRAKQFVVDGNGRRWDYDHLVFATGAAPVIPAELGALPERCHVLRSADDARAIVADAEGVRRAVVLGGGVLGVEMACALRDRGVATTVVHDGEALLEKTIGLTAGRRVTRAVRGLGIEVMLNAEAGPLETRDGRFRAIHLNRARLVYGELLVVACGTNPRTELARAAGIKTGPTGGIVVGDDLTTNDPRIHAIGDCAEVNGVVTGTVEPAWEQADALAESLINQGTYEARPEVIRLTAGGLDVLAIGSTSELGEVVQLDDGERYVRAVLTDGIVRSAVSIGAPDVAAELVLLADRHTQVDGATLLKSDEPQTTTKDSTVCRCNGVTRSVIRQAWEGGADSVAGIAKETRATTGCGSCVGAVGNLLDRLRQGETEPVPARKATMTELEQAKHVVVVGGGMVAHRLVEALRSRDDKIAWRISVFAEEPRLPYDRVALTSYFSGRDPQDLALGEAELWDDPAVTLRKGVGVTAIDPTAKTVETTRGEVVAYDELVLATGSSAFVPPVKNSDAQGCFVYRTIDDVAALRTYVERLKEERDGAVTGVVVGGGLLGLEAAGALRALGATTTVVEFAPRLMPLQVDEGGGSALARLIRGLDVDVMTASQTTKVRTNSQGAAKAMSIADGNDVPADVVVFATGVRPRDELARNAGLQIGERGGVVVDASCQTSTPGIWAIGEVACIEGRVWGLVAPGYAMAEIVADRLLGGAATFPGADSSTKLKLLGVDVASFGDAFGTTEGALDIVYADPVAGVYKKLVLSDDARTLLGGILVGDASAYAALRPMVGRPLGADPASYLLPEGAQPAQGDLPDDAVVCSCNNVAAGTIRCAVRDEGCDNISSLCGKTKAGTSCGSCLPLVKNLLNTELAAAGVEVSKALCEHFELSRAELFDVVRVTGLRTFSEIVSRHGKGRGCDICKPVVGSILASLDPGSHVLDGERATLQDTNDFVMANLQKDGTYSVVPRVPAGEITPEGLITIGEVARDFGLYTKITGGQRIDLFGARIEQLPAIWARLVDAGFESGHAYGKALRTVKSCVGSTWCRYGVQDSVAMAIALELRYRGLRSPHKLKLGVSGCARECAEARGKDVGVIATENGWNLYVGGNGGMTPRHAQLLASDLNDEQLLQAIDRFLMYYVRTGDRLQRTATWITSIEGGLDHVREVVLEDSLGIAADLDKAMAEHVDSYADEWRATLDDPEKLSRFVSFVNAPDQPDADLRYVVERNQPRPATPAEKELTGPVLLAGPRLEIRR; from the coding sequence ATGACCAAGATCATCGTCATCGGCGCCGGTATGGCGGGCACACGTTTCGCCGAGCAGCTGCCGCCCCAGTTCGACGTCCAGGTCCTCGGCGACGAGGCACCGTACAACCGGACCAGGCTCAGCGAGTACGTCGCCGGTCGCGCCGCCGCGCCTGCTACCAAAGCGGGAACGGCGGTCGTACGGATCGACCGCGCCAAGCAGTTCGTTGTCGACGGCAACGGCCGACGCTGGGACTACGACCACCTGGTCTTCGCCACCGGCGCCGCCCCCGTCATCCCGGCCGAGCTCGGCGCATTGCCCGAGCGCTGCCACGTGCTCCGGTCGGCCGATGACGCCCGCGCGATCGTCGCCGACGCCGAGGGAGTACGACGCGCGGTGGTGCTCGGCGGTGGCGTACTCGGCGTCGAAATGGCCTGCGCCTTACGCGATCGCGGTGTCGCCACTACCGTCGTACATGACGGTGAAGCCCTGCTGGAGAAGACGATCGGCCTCACCGCCGGCCGTCGCGTGACCCGGGCCGTCCGCGGTCTCGGCATCGAGGTGATGCTGAACGCCGAGGCAGGCCCGCTCGAGACTCGCGACGGCCGATTCCGGGCGATCCACCTCAACCGCGCGCGGTTGGTCTACGGCGAGTTGTTGGTAGTTGCCTGCGGCACCAACCCGCGCACCGAACTCGCCCGGGCCGCAGGCATCAAAACGGGACCGACTGGCGGCATCGTGGTCGGCGACGACCTGACCACGAACGACCCGAGGATCCACGCCATCGGGGATTGCGCCGAGGTCAACGGCGTTGTCACCGGCACGGTCGAACCAGCCTGGGAACAGGCCGACGCGTTGGCGGAAAGCCTTATAAACCAAGGCACCTACGAGGCACGGCCAGAGGTCATCCGCCTCACCGCGGGTGGTCTGGACGTGCTCGCGATCGGCAGCACGAGCGAACTCGGCGAGGTCGTCCAGCTCGACGACGGCGAGCGCTACGTCCGCGCGGTGCTGACCGACGGGATCGTCCGGTCCGCGGTGAGCATCGGCGCACCCGACGTCGCCGCCGAGCTGGTGCTACTCGCCGATCGGCACACCCAGGTGGACGGGGCCACGCTCCTCAAGTCCGACGAGCCCCAGACGACCACCAAGGACAGCACGGTCTGCCGCTGCAACGGAGTCACCCGCAGCGTCATTCGGCAGGCGTGGGAAGGCGGTGCCGACAGCGTTGCCGGCATCGCGAAGGAGACCAGAGCGACCACGGGTTGCGGCAGCTGTGTCGGTGCTGTCGGCAACCTTCTCGACCGGCTCCGGCAAGGCGAGACCGAACCAGTTCCGGCCAGGAAGGCAACCATGACCGAACTCGAGCAGGCCAAACATGTAGTGGTGGTCGGTGGCGGCATGGTCGCGCACCGGCTCGTAGAGGCACTGCGCTCCCGCGACGACAAGATCGCCTGGCGGATCTCGGTCTTCGCAGAGGAGCCGCGGTTGCCGTACGACCGAGTGGCGCTGACCAGCTACTTCTCCGGACGCGATCCCCAGGACCTGGCCCTGGGCGAAGCGGAGTTGTGGGACGACCCGGCCGTGACCCTGCGCAAGGGCGTCGGCGTCACCGCGATCGACCCGACGGCCAAGACCGTCGAGACGACCCGCGGCGAGGTCGTGGCGTACGACGAACTGGTGCTCGCGACCGGTTCGAGCGCGTTCGTACCGCCGGTCAAGAACAGCGACGCGCAAGGCTGTTTCGTCTACCGCACCATCGACGACGTCGCCGCGCTGCGCACGTACGTCGAACGCCTGAAGGAAGAGCGTGACGGAGCTGTCACCGGCGTCGTCGTCGGCGGTGGTCTGCTCGGTCTGGAGGCCGCGGGCGCACTCCGGGCCCTCGGCGCCACAACGACCGTGGTCGAGTTCGCCCCACGGCTGATGCCGTTGCAGGTCGACGAGGGCGGCGGCAGCGCGCTGGCCCGGCTGATCCGTGGTCTCGACGTGGATGTGATGACGGCCAGCCAGACCACCAAGGTCCGCACCAACTCGCAGGGCGCGGCGAAGGCGATGTCGATTGCCGACGGCAACGATGTTCCCGCGGACGTGGTGGTGTTCGCGACCGGCGTACGCCCGCGCGACGAGCTCGCCCGGAACGCGGGCCTGCAGATCGGTGAACGCGGTGGTGTCGTGGTCGACGCCAGTTGCCAGACGTCGACGCCGGGCATTTGGGCGATCGGCGAGGTGGCCTGCATCGAGGGCCGAGTGTGGGGTTTGGTCGCACCCGGTTATGCGATGGCCGAGATCGTCGCCGACCGGCTGCTCGGTGGTGCCGCGACGTTCCCGGGCGCCGATTCGTCCACCAAGTTGAAGCTTCTCGGTGTGGATGTGGCGAGCTTCGGCGATGCCTTCGGTACGACGGAGGGCGCGCTCGACATCGTGTACGCCGACCCGGTCGCCGGGGTGTACAAGAAGCTCGTGCTCTCGGACGACGCGCGCACGCTGCTCGGCGGCATCCTCGTCGGCGACGCCTCGGCGTACGCGGCACTCCGGCCGATGGTCGGACGTCCGCTCGGCGCGGACCCCGCGTCGTACCTGCTGCCTGAAGGCGCACAACCGGCACAGGGCGATCTACCGGACGACGCGGTGGTGTGCTCCTGCAATAACGTTGCTGCAGGCACCATTCGTTGCGCGGTTCGGGATGAGGGCTGCGACAACATCAGCTCGCTGTGCGGCAAGACCAAGGCCGGCACGAGCTGCGGGTCCTGCCTGCCGCTGGTGAAGAACCTGCTGAACACCGAACTCGCCGCCGCGGGTGTCGAGGTCAGCAAGGCCTTGTGCGAGCACTTCGAGCTGTCCCGGGCCGAGCTGTTCGACGTCGTCCGCGTCACCGGGCTGCGGACCTTCAGCGAGATCGTCAGCCGCCACGGCAAGGGTCGTGGTTGCGATATCTGCAAGCCGGTCGTCGGGTCGATCCTGGCCAGCCTCGACCCGGGCAGCCACGTGCTCGACGGCGAACGCGCCACCCTGCAGGACACGAACGACTTCGTGATGGCCAACCTGCAGAAGGACGGTACGTACTCGGTGGTGCCGCGCGTCCCGGCCGGCGAGATCACGCCCGAGGGCCTGATCACGATCGGCGAGGTGGCTCGCGACTTCGGGCTCTACACGAAGATCACCGGTGGTCAGCGGATCGACCTGTTCGGCGCGCGGATCGAGCAGTTGCCGGCGATCTGGGCCCGGCTGGTCGACGCCGGTTTCGAGTCGGGGCACGCGTACGGCAAGGCGCTGCGCACGGTGAAGTCCTGCGTCGGATCCACCTGGTGCCGGTACGGCGTACAGGACTCCGTGGCGATGGCCATCGCGCTCGAGCTGCGGTATCGCGGGCTGCGGTCGCCGCACAAGCTCAAGCTCGGCGTATCCGGGTGTGCCCGTGAGTGTGCGGAGGCGCGTGGCAAGGACGTCGGCGTCATCGCGACGGAGAACGGCTGGAACCTGTACGTCGGTGGCAATGGTGGGATGACGCCGCGGCACGCGCAGTTGCTCGCGTCCGACCTCAACGACGAGCAGTTGCTGCAGGCAATCGACCGATTCCTCATGTATTACGTGCGAACCGGCGATCGGCTGCAGCGCACCGCCACCTGGATCACCTCGATCGAAGGCGGTCTCGACCACGTCCGCGAGGTGGTGCTCGAGGACAGCCTCGGCATCGCGGCCGACCTGGACAAGGCGATGGCGGAGCACGTCGACTCCTACGCGGACGAATGGCGCGCGACGCTGGACGATCCCGAGAAGTTGTCGCGTTTCGTCTCCTTCGTCAACGCTCCCGACCAGCCGGACGCCGATCTCCGGTACGTGGTGGAGCGCAATCAGCCCCGGCCGGCCACCCCGGCCGAGAAGGAACTGACCGGGCCGGTACTGCTGGCCGGGCCGAGACTGGAGATTCGCCGATGA
- a CDS encoding molybdopterin oxidoreductase family protein, protein MTTGVATHCPYCALQCATTLHPATQPGAGPVTVEPRDFPTNRGGLCQKGWTAAAVLDVPDRLTTPLIRKDGVLTPASWSEALDYVADRIKDLQAQHGNDSIAVFGGGGLTNEKAYALGKFARVALRTANVDYNGRFCMSSAAAATNRAFGIDRGLPFPLEDVGNAQAVLLVGSNLAETMPPAVAHLANAQQQGGVVVVDPRRTPTAQLADVHLQATPGTDLALVLALTHVVLQEGLADQEYLQERTDDPDGLHRSTAGWWPERAERVTGVPAAQIRQAARLLAKAAPANGGAGCFIMTGRGAEQHSKGTDTVTACINLALALGLPGRANSGYGCITGQGNGQGGREHGQKADQLPGYRKIDDPAAREYVAKVWGVDAADLPGPGKSAVELIDALGTPGGPKALLVHGSNLVVSAPRLAGVRDRLASLDLLVVADVVPSETALLADVVFPVTQWAEEEGTMTTLEGRVVRRRQALAAPGDARSDLALFAGLAERLASKGTFTTDPAEVFEELREASKGGIADYSGITWERLDAGEALFWPVPAEDHPGTPRLFADGFPTKDGKAKIVLVDHRAVADDLRDDAPLYLVTGRVLQHYQSGAQTRRVAELLKAEPDVFAELHPRVAARLGVSDGGEVELRTARGSMRLAARVSTDVRPDTVFVPFHYGGAGAVNELTNDALDPVSRMPEFKVCAVEVLAVASVREVSA, encoded by the coding sequence ATGACCACAGGTGTTGCCACGCACTGCCCGTACTGCGCTCTGCAGTGCGCCACCACCCTGCACCCGGCTACTCAGCCGGGTGCGGGGCCGGTGACTGTCGAGCCCCGGGACTTCCCGACGAACCGCGGCGGCCTCTGCCAGAAGGGCTGGACCGCCGCCGCCGTACTGGACGTCCCGGACCGCCTTACGACGCCGTTGATCCGCAAGGACGGCGTACTGACGCCGGCTAGCTGGTCTGAGGCGTTGGACTACGTCGCCGACCGCATCAAGGACCTGCAGGCGCAGCACGGCAATGACTCGATCGCCGTCTTCGGTGGTGGCGGTCTGACTAACGAGAAGGCTTATGCGCTCGGCAAGTTCGCCCGGGTGGCACTGCGGACTGCGAACGTCGACTACAACGGCCGGTTCTGCATGTCCTCGGCGGCGGCTGCGACCAACCGCGCCTTCGGTATTGACCGGGGCCTGCCGTTCCCGCTGGAAGACGTCGGTAATGCTCAGGCCGTTCTGCTCGTCGGTAGCAACCTGGCGGAGACCATGCCGCCAGCCGTCGCTCACCTGGCCAATGCGCAACAGCAGGGCGGTGTGGTTGTCGTAGACCCGCGCCGTACGCCGACCGCGCAACTGGCCGACGTACATCTTCAAGCCACTCCGGGCACGGACCTCGCGCTCGTACTGGCTCTGACGCACGTGGTGCTTCAGGAAGGCCTCGCGGACCAGGAGTACTTGCAGGAACGTACGGACGACCCGGACGGCCTGCACCGCTCCACGGCCGGGTGGTGGCCGGAGAGGGCTGAGCGCGTTACCGGCGTACCGGCCGCGCAGATCCGGCAGGCGGCGCGTCTGCTGGCCAAGGCGGCTCCTGCCAACGGCGGCGCGGGCTGTTTCATCATGACCGGCCGTGGTGCCGAGCAGCACAGCAAGGGCACGGACACGGTCACGGCCTGCATCAACCTCGCACTGGCTCTCGGACTGCCTGGCCGTGCCAATAGCGGCTATGGCTGCATCACGGGCCAAGGGAACGGCCAGGGCGGTCGCGAACACGGTCAGAAGGCAGACCAACTTCCCGGCTACCGCAAGATCGACGACCCGGCTGCACGCGAGTACGTCGCCAAGGTGTGGGGCGTAGACGCGGCAGACCTACCAGGCCCGGGTAAGAGCGCAGTGGAACTCATCGACGCCCTAGGCACTCCTGGCGGTCCGAAGGCTCTCTTGGTACACGGCAGCAACCTGGTCGTCTCTGCGCCACGGCTAGCGGGCGTGCGCGACAGACTGGCCAGTCTCGACCTTCTGGTGGTGGCCGATGTCGTGCCGTCCGAGACAGCCCTACTTGCCGACGTGGTCTTCCCGGTCACCCAGTGGGCCGAGGAAGAGGGGACGATGACCACCCTCGAAGGCCGAGTCGTACGACGCCGCCAGGCCCTTGCGGCTCCGGGGGATGCCCGCAGCGACCTGGCCCTCTTCGCCGGATTGGCCGAGCGCCTCGCCAGCAAGGGCACGTTCACCACCGACCCCGCGGAGGTGTTCGAGGAGTTGCGCGAGGCCAGCAAGGGCGGCATCGCCGACTACTCGGGCATCACCTGGGAGCGACTGGACGCGGGCGAGGCGTTGTTCTGGCCGGTCCCGGCCGAGGACCACCCCGGTACGCCGAGGTTGTTCGCGGACGGCTTCCCGACCAAGGACGGCAAGGCCAAGATCGTGCTGGTCGACCACCGAGCCGTGGCGGACGATCTGCGCGACGACGCACCGCTCTACCTCGTCACCGGCCGCGTATTGCAGCACTACCAGAGTGGCGCGCAGACCCGCAGAGTCGCGGAGTTGCTGAAGGCGGAGCCTGACGTCTTCGCCGAGTTGCACCCGCGCGTAGCGGCCCGCCTGGGCGTCTCTGACGGCGGCGAGGTGGAGTTGCGAACAGCGAGAGGGTCGATGCGGTTGGCGGCCCGCGTGAGCACTGACGTACGGCCGGACACGGTGTTCGTGCCGTTCCACTACGGCGGTGCCGGCGCGGTCAACGAGCTGACCAACGACGCGCTCGACCCGGTCTCGCGGATGCCCGAGTTCAAGGTCTGCGCGGTCGAGGTACTGGCCGTCGCGAGCGTCCGGGAGGTGTCGGCATGA
- a CDS encoding MFS transporter, which yields MTLETQPEGVALREQHGTVGTVEAPRRGRWIDAWDPEDPKFWAEKGRKVARRNLWPSIFAEFLGFSVWQLWSIVVVSLPVAGFAYTTDQMFWLIALPSLVGATLRLPYTFAVPKFGGRNWTLVSALLLLIPASGLAFFVSRPDTPFWVMALVAATAGVGGGNFASSMTNISFFYPEKDKGFALGINAAGGNLGVAVVQLLVPIVIVAGAGLSLGRAGLMWIPLIALAAILAWRLMDNLSAATSSFTASVAAAKRLHTWVISFLYIGTFGSFIGFSAAFPLLIKTTFPEIAAVKIAFLGALVGSVSRPLGGKLADKVGGALVTVVAFVVMGLGILSAIGALGADNFTWFLISFLVLFVASGAGNGSTYRMIPAVFRQTTKDIDGSPEPARARREAAACIGIASAVGAYGGFLVPRGFAMSSAEFGSLVPALYTFCGFYVVCLLVTYVCYLRRGGPLSQERV from the coding sequence ATGACGCTCGAGACACAGCCCGAAGGTGTCGCGCTGCGTGAGCAGCACGGCACTGTCGGTACCGTGGAAGCGCCCCGGCGCGGACGCTGGATCGACGCGTGGGACCCCGAGGACCCCAAGTTCTGGGCGGAGAAGGGCCGTAAGGTCGCCCGCCGGAACCTGTGGCCCTCGATTTTCGCCGAGTTCCTGGGATTCTCGGTCTGGCAACTGTGGAGCATCGTCGTGGTCTCGCTGCCCGTCGCGGGCTTCGCGTACACCACGGACCAGATGTTCTGGCTGATCGCGCTGCCCAGCCTGGTCGGCGCCACCCTGCGACTGCCCTACACCTTCGCGGTGCCGAAGTTCGGCGGCCGGAACTGGACGCTCGTCTCGGCCCTGTTGCTGCTGATCCCGGCCAGCGGCCTGGCGTTCTTCGTCAGCCGTCCGGATACGCCGTTCTGGGTGATGGCCCTGGTGGCGGCGACCGCCGGTGTCGGTGGCGGCAACTTCGCCAGCAGCATGACCAACATCTCCTTCTTCTACCCGGAGAAGGACAAGGGCTTCGCGCTCGGTATCAACGCGGCCGGCGGCAACCTGGGCGTCGCGGTGGTCCAGCTACTGGTGCCGATCGTCATCGTCGCCGGTGCGGGCCTCTCGCTCGGCCGGGCCGGCCTGATGTGGATCCCGCTGATCGCGCTCGCGGCGATCCTGGCCTGGCGCCTGATGGACAACCTGTCCGCCGCCACCTCCTCGTTCACCGCCTCGGTCGCGGCCGCCAAGCGACTGCACACCTGGGTCATCTCGTTCCTCTACATCGGCACCTTCGGTTCGTTCATCGGCTTCTCGGCGGCCTTCCCGCTGCTGATCAAGACGACCTTCCCGGAGATCGCCGCGGTCAAGATCGCCTTCCTGGGCGCCCTGGTCGGTTCGGTCTCGCGCCCCCTCGGCGGCAAGCTGGCGGACAAGGTCGGCGGTGCGCTGGTCACGGTGGTCGCCTTCGTGGTGATGGGCCTCGGCATCCTGTCGGCCATCGGCGCGCTCGGAGCGGACAACTTCACCTGGTTCCTGATCAGCTTCCTGGTGCTGTTCGTCGCGAGTGGCGCCGGCAACGGGTCGACGTACCGGATGATCCCCGCGGTCTTCCGGCAGACCACCAAGGACATCGACGGTAGTCCCGAGCCCGCCCGGGCCCGGCGCGAGGCGGCGGCCTGCATCGGTATCGCTTCCGCGGTTGGCGCGTACGGCGGGTTCCTGGTGCCGCGTGGTTTCGCAATGTCGTCCGCGGAGTTCGGTTCGCTGGTACCGGCTCTCTACACCTTCTGCGGCTTCTACGTCGTCTGTCTGCTCGTCACGTACGTCTGCTACCTGCGCCGGGGCGGACCCCTCAGCCAGGAACGCGTATGA
- a CDS encoding YdeI/OmpD-associated family protein has product METFETRIEVGAGGGAFVAVPPQVIDALGGGGRIPVRATFDGVPYTGSIVSMGGTKCLGVLKQIRTELGKEPGDPVTVSVERDTSERTVDVPDDLSAALTEAGAREAFDRLSFSHRREHVTAIEEAKRPETRARRIANAVRMVTSADPG; this is encoded by the coding sequence ATGGAGACATTCGAGACCAGAATCGAGGTCGGCGCGGGCGGCGGTGCCTTCGTGGCCGTGCCACCGCAAGTGATCGACGCGCTCGGCGGCGGCGGCCGCATTCCCGTGCGCGCGACCTTCGACGGTGTGCCCTACACCGGTTCGATCGTGTCGATGGGCGGCACCAAATGCCTCGGCGTCCTGAAACAGATCCGCACGGAGCTAGGCAAGGAACCAGGCGATCCGGTCACCGTCTCGGTCGAGCGAGACACCTCCGAGCGAACCGTCGACGTGCCCGACGACCTAAGCGCGGCCTTGACGGAGGCCGGCGCGCGCGAAGCGTTCGACCGGCTGAGCTTCAGCCATCGCCGCGAACACGTCACCGCGATCGAGGAGGCCAAACGACCGGAAACGCGCGCCCGGCGGATCGCCAACGCCGTACGGATGGTGACATCTGCTGACCCTGGGTAG